GTCATCCAGCGATGCGGCTCCTCGAAGCCGTAGAACTGCGCCGCCCACATCTGGTGCTGGCCGACCTCGGTCGTGATGTAGGTATCCCTGCCGCGCGTCGCCTCGAACAGGCTCTGGATCGCATGCTGCGGCAGGATGACGTCGTTGCTCTTCTTGAAATAGAGCGAGTTGCGGGCGCGCCACTGCGCGATCTGCTGCCACCACGCCTTGATGTCGGGCTTCTTCGCCTCCGCCTTGAACACCTGGAGGATGTCGCCGAGGATGTTGCCGCAATCGCCGATGATCGGCACGTCGACGCGGATGTTCTTGTTGATCGAGGACGGGTCGATGTCGATGTGGATCTTCTTCGAGCCCGGCGAGAACGCGTCGACACGGCCGGTGATGCGGTCGTCGAAGCGCGCGCCGACGCACAGCATGACGTCGCAATCATGCATCGTCATGTTGGCTTCGTAAGTGCCGTGCATGCCGAGCATTCCGAGCCAGTTCTTGCCCGACGCCGGATACGCGCCGAGACCCATCAGCGTCGAGGTGATCGGGAAGCCGGTGACCTCTACCAGCTCGCGCAGCAGCTTGGTCGCTTCAGGGCCGGAATTAATGACGCCGCCGCCGCTGTAGATCACGGGGCGCTTGGCATTGGCGAGCAGCGCGACGGCTTTGCGGATCTGCGTCGCATCGCCCTTCACGCGCGGCGCGTAGGAGCGATGCACGTCGGATTTGCGCGGCGGATGATAAGTGCCGGTCGCGAACTGCACGTCCTTGGGGACGTCGACCAGCACCGGGCCCGGACGGCCCGTGGTCGCGACGTAGAAGGCCTCATGCAGCACCTTGGCGAGATCGTTGACGTCGCGCACCAGCCAATTGTGCTTGGTGCAGGGACGCGTGATGCCGACGGTGTCGCATTCCTGGAACGCGTCGTTGCCGATCAGATGCGTCGGCACCTGGCCGGAGATGCAGACCAGCGGGATCGAGTCCATCAGCGCGTCGGTCAGCGGCGTCACCATGTTGGTGGCGCCGGGGCCTGATGTCACCAGGGCAACGCCCGGCTTGCCGGTGGAGCGCGCATAGCCTTCCGCCGCATGGCCGGCGCCCTGCTCGTGGCGGACCAGGATGTGCTGGACTTCGCTCTGCTGGAAGATCTCGTCGTAGATCGGAAGCACCGCGCCGCCGGGATAGCCGAAAATGTCGGTCACGCCGTGATCGATGAGCGCGCGGACGATCATCGCGGCGCCGGTCATCTGGTTCGGATCGTGGCTCTTGTCGTTCATTGGCTTGCTCCGGATGCGCTGTTGTCAGCGGCTTCTTTGTGTCTGGTTCGGGAAATAAAAAAGGCCCCGAAGAGGGACCCATGCACACCGCCTGTCATGTGGATGGCAGCTAGCCACCCCCGGCGGTGTGCCTGGGTACGACGGCGATAAGGAGTTTGGTAATAATATTGCGCATGACTGACGATCGGCTTCCCAAAGGTTGCGCGAAACATAGCGGCCAAAGCCTGGATGTCAAGGCGATGCGGCCGTTCTCGCGCGATTTTGGCAGTGTAGCGGTGTTCCCCGGGTTGGGCGAGAGGTAAATTCGGAAACCTAGGCCGAAAACCGTCCATGCATGACGGCGGCGAGCCATCCCCTCGCCTCCTCGGGCTTCACCCATTCGAACTCCGGCAATTGGTGCCGGAACCAGGTGAATTGCCGCTTGGCGTAGTGGCGGGTATCGGCGCGGCCGATTCCTGCGGCGTCCTCCAGGCTGAGCTCACCGCGCAGATGTCGGATCAGGGCCGGCACGCCATGAGCCTTCATCGCGGGCAGCAGCGGATCGAGATGGCGGGCGGCGAGCCGCTCGACCTCCCTCAGCGCGCCGGCGCCCAGCATGGCGTCGAAGCGGGCATCGATGCGGGCATAGAGTTCGTCCCGTTCGGGCGCGAGAAACACCGCGCGAAAACTGTCTTTCGGCAGCAACGGCGGCTGACCTTCCCTGTGCCAATCGAGCAGCGAACGACCGGTCGCCTCGACCACTTCGAGCGCGCGCGCGATGCGGGTGCGGTCACGCAGGTTCAATCGTTCGGCCGCACTGGGGTCGCGACGCGCCAGTTCCGCATGCAGCGCCTCGGCGCCGTTGCGTTCCAGCCGTGCGCGCACGTCCTCGCGCACCTCGGCAGGAATTGGCG
The sequence above is drawn from the Bradyrhizobium amphicarpaeae genome and encodes:
- the miaA gene encoding tRNA (adenosine(37)-N6)-dimethylallyltransferase MiaA; translated protein: MSEEQVGRRQVGEAVLIAGPTASGKSALALELALRTGGVVINADSMQVYRDLRIITARPTQDEEARAPHRLYGHVDAGVNFSAGAWVSDAAKALEDAKEQGRLPIFIGGTGLYFKALTAGLSVVPPIPAEVREDVRARLERNGAEALHAELARRDPSAAERLNLRDRTRIARALEVVEATGRSLLDWHREGQPPLLPKDSFRAVFLAPERDELYARIDARFDAMLGAGALREVERLAARHLDPLLPAMKAHGVPALIRHLRGELSLEDAAGIGRADTRHYAKRQFTWFRHQLPEFEWVKPEEARGWLAAVMHGRFSA
- a CDS encoding acetolactate synthase 3 large subunit, which produces MNDKSHDPNQMTGAAMIVRALIDHGVTDIFGYPGGAVLPIYDEIFQQSEVQHILVRHEQGAGHAAEGYARSTGKPGVALVTSGPGATNMVTPLTDALMDSIPLVCISGQVPTHLIGNDAFQECDTVGITRPCTKHNWLVRDVNDLAKVLHEAFYVATTGRPGPVLVDVPKDVQFATGTYHPPRKSDVHRSYAPRVKGDATQIRKAVALLANAKRPVIYSGGGVINSGPEATKLLRELVEVTGFPITSTLMGLGAYPASGKNWLGMLGMHGTYEANMTMHDCDVMLCVGARFDDRITGRVDAFSPGSKKIHIDIDPSSINKNIRVDVPIIGDCGNILGDILQVFKAEAKKPDIKAWWQQIAQWRARNSLYFKKSNDVILPQHAIQSLFEATRGRDTYITTEVGQHQMWAAQFYGFEEPHRWMTSGGLGTMGYGLPAAVGVQVAHPDSLVIDIAGDASVQMTMQEMSTAVQYELPIKIFILNNQYMGMVRQWQQLLHGNRLSHSYSEAMPDFVKLAEAYGGVGFQVHKPGDLDGAIQEMISVKRPVLFDCRVASLENCFPMIPSGKAHNEMLLPEQANDEATAKAFAGGKALV